In Pseudomonadota bacterium, the genomic stretch CTTTTCGGCATCGGCCAACCCTGCCAATTTGCCGATGGCCGATGCCGCCAGCCGCCGGACATTGGCTGCGGGCGAGCGGGTCAACTCAATAAGCTCCGACAACGCACCGGAGTCGCCGGAGTTGCCCAGTGCAACAGCCCGGTCCCGGAATTGTTTTTCTAGTTTTTTGTGCATTAGAGCATTTCAATCAACTGGACTCCGGCAGGCGCAGAACCGATTGTAACAGTATAGTCGCCAAAAGAACGTGGCGGCATATCACCGCAATTCTTTTCCACAGTTATCAAATCAAACAGTTTCTGCGCCGGGGTGTTGCCGAGTTCTCCGTCATGCTTGAAGACGATCAGTTTTTGGGCATTCATCTCGCCACGGGCCGCAGACCGATCATGATCAAACATGTACTGCAATGATTCCCAGAATAATTTCAAATCTTCTTCGGAAAATACGGTCTGTTTGGCAAGAGGTGCTGAAATAAAACCGTGGGCGCGATAGAGGCCATAGGGGACTGTGAACTTTCGACCCATTGTCCTTTCTTTTTCCAGGTCTTGCTCTTTGGTAACCGCCATGCGGGTTATGCTGTGCTCAGCGGTAAAAATCCGATCAATGCTTCGAGCGAAAGCAAACTGTATAGGCCCTCTTACCTGACCGGCATTTACTTCGGTTGACATGACCGCCCCAAAAGTCCGCACATCAAAAAAATTCTTACACATCCAGCCGGTGATCTTACGGGCGTCCTCTTCGTTCTTGGGTAATTTTTTACTTTCCGGTTTCAACTCGAATGCTTGGTATGCCCTTTCATGCTGTCTATTAAGCACAGCCTTTTCCTTAACGTAAATCTCGAAAGGCGGTTGTTCTCCCTTAACCAGGCCGATATAATTTCTAACCTTACGTTTCAAGCAGACATCAGTAACCAGGCCGTTGCCGGTTTCCGGATCGATACGGGGCAGGTTGCCGGCATCAGGGTCGCCGTTGGGATTGCCGTCTTTTACGTCAAACAACAGCACGAATTCATAGCGGTTCTTGATTGCGTCACTCATCATTATTCTCCTTTTGTCTCGTCTTCTTTTTTATTGAAGAAATCCTGTCGTTGATGATAATAGCCAATGGCAAACCGGCCCTGGTCTTCGAGGGCCAACGCTACTGGAACACCACTGGCGGGAACCTTGCCCATGATTTCCTGCATGAGTTTGTCCAGCCACACCGTGCTCTTGCCGGCATTGCGAATTTTGGCCAGATGATGGATGGCCAGATCCTGCAGACGCTTGAAAGTCACCAACGGATTGCTGGTAGCCGCGCTGAAATAGGTGTCGCGGATTGTTTTGTTCAGGCCCGCCTGCGCCTGTTCCTGGATGCGCTCCAGCACGGCAAACAACCGACCGAGCACATATCCTTTGTTCTCGTTTGTCTTATCCAATGACATTTGAACCTCCCTTGTTTTTATTCCTCTAAGCCTTGAATCGCGAGTCAGAAAACCTTTGATGAGAGCAGCGCGGGCGTGGGTCACTTTCTGTTCGGCCTTGCAGCGGCGCACCGCGCCAGCGAGCAGGGTACGCGGATATCCTATCCCGGTTAAAATTGACCGCGCCACCTCGCCACCGAGATTTGGCGAAATATTATCGGCTTTTCCTTCCGTTGCCGTTGTTACCAACAGTTGAAACAGTGAAAGAAATTCCCGGTCATGCGGAGCGCGCACAATTTCGATGTCTTCAAAATGGCGGGCGATCTTTTCTTTAATGTCGCGGATGTTGCCCTCGTACCAGAAACGAATGACGATCCGGGAGGCATTGGGGCCAAGGCCAAGGACATAAAAAGGCATTGCATCTTCAGCAGGAAGTACCCCAGTCCGCACTGCGGCAAGAAGGGAACGGATTTTACCGTAATCCGGCTCTTCGCCTTTAGGTGGCTCTCCGAGGAAACAGGAAAAATCCTCCTCAAAAGGATGATTTTCCTTGGCCCAGAAAACCGTGCTGGCATCGCCTACCTGCATGCGTTGTCGCGATCCTTTGGCCAGAAGGGTATTCAGAGCAGTGGTGTAGGCAAATTCATTATGTTTTCCAATAGGAGCGTTTAATCCTTGATCTTTTTTTGTGCACCCAAAGGAGCAATAGGCACTATCATTAAAACTGACGATATTTGCTCCTGAAGTTTGCGCTCCCCATACACCTTTAATTGACGTATGCAATATGGAGATTTCATCAATATCTCCACTCAGCGCACAAGCTTGTAATTTACCATTAACTTCTTCGAAACAGTCGGCGATTCTTGCAACAACTTTTGAGTGCTGTGCAATAAGTTCGTTTTCACCTTCTAAGATAAAAGTAAGATTTGCATTTTCCTCTTTTAAATCATGAAAAAGTGGATGCTCAAAAATGGGCTGCTTTGAAAATGACTCATAGAAGCTATTAATGACTTCTATTCCTTCATCTTCAACATCATTGAATGTCTCTTGAATCTTCCCCCTAAATGCAGTTAAAGATTTGTGGGATTTTTCTGCATCTTTCGAGCTATTCGATTTAGGCACTCCCAATACATACTGAGGATTATCCCACAACAAATTTGTTTTAATGCCAGATGTTTTTTTAGCACCAAGTGGAACGCGAAATACACGGGCACTTTTCTTCTTACCTTCTCCTGTTCTGGTATCCCTAATATTTACGAAACGTCCATTTTTACTCAATACTATCAGGAAAGGAATTGCTTTATCTTCAAACCCATAGGGCGGTACATCGTAATCTGGGTCATCCAGCATCCTCTCGTAGTAATCAGCCAAAGCCTTCAGGATCATGACCGCACCTCCACGTTTCGGAGATCAACGCATCCGTTCTCCATCCGGGCATGAAAAAACTGCGGCATCGCTTCCTTGCCGGAATAATCCATGTCAAAAAGCATCCATCCCAAGTCGCGGCTTTCATCAAGAGGTGTCGGTAGCTCAGCGTCCCTGGGCAGAAACTCGAAATCAACGGGAAACTCCCGGCAACCGAAATAGGGCCGGTGAAAACATTGACCAGTTGAAGCGCGGCGAATGAACATCTGCTCGAATTTGGTGACGTTGTCCTCTGCTCCGGCCTGATCGGTCATCTCGAATTCTGCATGGATGACATAGGCGATATCCCGCAGAAAAAGCCCGGCTCTCTGCTGCCGCTCCTTCTCGATATACATTCCGAGAGTCCCCGTGCCCTGGCTCATTGCCTCAGTCACGTTCCGGGCCGGGATGACCGCGCCCACCTCGTTGCGTCGCACCGACTCCCACCTGACCGGCTTGAGCACATCGATTTGCAGGATTCTCCAGGCCATAGCAGGCTTCCAGAGAATAGCCTCAAGAATGCCTCGAGCGGCCGACGGCGTCATCACGTCGTAGCTGACCCGCTCTACTTTCATCTCCGGCCTGGTGAAACAGGCGTTTTCCCCGCTCACCTTCAACCGGAATGGGTTGCTTTTCTTCATACGCAGTCCTCCTTTTCGTTCATGCAAAAAATTTCTCTGGATCAACTCCTGTGGACTCGTCCGGCGGAACAAAGCCATAACAGTCGTCATAAAGCGTGTAATCAAGCATATAAACACCGGGATAGCCGGTTTCTCTGATATAGTCCTTTGCTGCCAGCGCCTCAAAAAAATACCTGGATATACCGATGGAAAAACGCCCCAGTCTGCCTAAAATTTCATGCTGCCGCCACGTTTCGGAGGTGAGTCGTCCAAGGAGATTGACTGCTTCACCGTAAGGCACGACCACTGTCGCCTGCCAGTCATCTTCAATGAACCGGAATTGCTGAGCAGCGGTGCGGAAATAATAATTCATGCTACGCCCTGTTGATATTTTCAGGATGTTTTTGGCATCCAGAGCATCCTGGCCAAGCTGCCAAAAATGCTGGCGGAAATATTTTTCGTAATTGGCGGGCGTCAGCAGACCGTCCAGATTTTTGGCTTCAAGTAACTCCCTGGCAATCCCGGCTGATTGCCGCACATAAGCTGGTTGTTCTGCGGGGACAAAAACTACTGTTTTCCCAAGATCGGTCAATTTTCCCTCACGGTTGCATCGGCCCGCCGCCTGTGCTATGGAATCAAGGCCAGACAAAGCGCGATACACAACCGGGAAATCAATATCCACCCCTGCCTCGACCAGGGAAGTGCTGATCACGAAAACAGGCCCCTTTTTATCAGCCAGCCACTTCTTGACTTCTGCAAGGACTCGAGTGCGGTGCTCGGCGCACATATTGGTTGAAAGGTGAATGGTTTGTTCCACCGGAAGCAGTCGAGCAAGTTTGCGAGCATCATCCTTCCGATTGACGATGCAGAGAACCGCCTTTCTTTCTTCCATGATTGACACTGCAAGTTCAGGCAAATCGACAGGAGTCAGACGACCTCCATGCAACACCGTCTCCACGCGCTTTAACTTTGTGGCCAATCCATCAGGATTCTCAACAATCTCCGTCACATTTTCAAATCCTTCCCTGAATTTAAAGTCAAATGCCTCGGTTCTGGTCAGAACAGGCTGGGTGGCAGTACACAAAACAGGAGTGACTCGGTAATGACGGAACAATTCCCGAATGGCAAAGACCACTGGCCGGAGATACTTTGGCGGCAGGCACTGAGCTTCGTCGAAAATGACAACACTGTTGACGATGTTATGCAATTTACGGCACCGGCTTGTTCTGCAGGCATAGAGCGACTCGAAAAACTGCACCGAAGTTGTAACGATCACCGGAGCATCCCAGTTTTCGGCGGCCAACCGGTTGCGAACTGTTTCCTTGTCTTCCTCTGTTGTCACCACATTGCTGTGATGCTCGATTACCGCATTTTGAAAACCGGGAATTTTACGGAAAACATCAGCAGTCTGTTCGATAATGCTTGTATAGGGAATCACATAGATAATACGATTTTTTTTGTGCTTTACTGCGTGACGCAAGGCAAACGCAAGTGAAGACAAAGTCTTGCCCCCGCCGGTGGGTACAGTCAATGAAAATACATCGGGTGGCTTTTCTGCTTTTTTTCTGCATTGCTCCAAGACTTGCGCCCGAATTTCATTTACCGTTGTCGATTGCGCCTTGCGGCACATGGTATCGATATAGTCATCAAAAGTGGGCAACAATGTCTGCAGTGAAGGGTATTGGCGATTTCGGGTGCCAGCCCTACTTTTGTCCATGAAATTTTCCGTATCCAGGAAGTCAGCATCGACCACACAGGAAAATAGCATACGGAGAAAGAAGGCAGGATCAGCGCCGGAAGGTATCGGTTGCCGGGGCATCTCTTGGTTGGCTATCGAGAAAGGAACATTTTTTAAGATATATTCGGATTGATCAGGTGTACGCATTTTCGGCTCAAGCGCTTTTGGTCCGATTTTTTCCGATTCGAAGTCGGTCAATCCAGCATGATGTCCCATGATAATCCACGATAGTACGCGATCAGCCCCCTTCCATTCATTTAATGATGCCAGGTGACCGCCAGCCTGGGAATGTACTACCCTGCCAGGCTTGGTCTCCAAATGACACTCAAGCCCATTTTCGGTATAAAGCATTGACTGAAATTCGTTGGAATATTTCCCAAGATCATGCCAGAGTCCTGCAAGACCTGCCCATTCATCCCCGCCGAATGGTTTGGCAAACCTCGCCGCCATTTCAGCCACATTCCTCAAATGCTCTTCCAACAACTGCCATTTTTCCGGCGGCTGACCTTCCAAACTATGGGCGTAATATTTCATAGTAAAACCGTTTGAGATGTTATTATTCAAAAGCCGATTTTCCGTTTCGGTTTTTTATCTTCACTGAAAAGCTGACGAATGGCCTCAAAAACCACCCGGAAGTTCTCGTCGTACTTGTTCTCCATTTCCTCGATTTTATTTTTCAGATCCTTATGCCGTCCAAGAAGCTTCCTTAATTTGACAAACGCCTTGATAATCTCGATGTTGACTCGAATGGCTCTTTCACTGTTCAGAACGCTGGAGAGCATCGCCACGCCATGCTTGGTAAATGCAAAGGGCATTGTCCTGGCAAATCTCAACGGCTTGAGGTCATCACAAATTGTGATAACCTCGTCACGTTCTTCACGATTGAGTTGAAACATGAATTCCGGGGGAAACCTTTTGATA encodes the following:
- the cas7c gene encoding type I-C CRISPR-associated protein Cas7/Csd2, translated to MSDAIKNRYEFVLLFDVKDGNPNGDPDAGNLPRIDPETGNGLVTDVCLKRKVRNYIGLVKGEQPPFEIYVKEKAVLNRQHERAYQAFELKPESKKLPKNEEDARKITGWMCKNFFDVRTFGAVMSTEVNAGQVRGPIQFAFARSIDRIFTAEHSITRMAVTKEQDLEKERTMGRKFTVPYGLYRAHGFISAPLAKQTVFSEEDLKLFWESLQYMFDHDRSAARGEMNAQKLIVFKHDGELGNTPAQKLFDLITVEKNCGDMPPRSFGDYTVTIGSAPAGVQLIEML
- the cas8c gene encoding type I-C CRISPR-associated protein Cas8c/Csd1, with translation MILKALADYYERMLDDPDYDVPPYGFEDKAIPFLIVLSKNGRFVNIRDTRTGEGKKKSARVFRVPLGAKKTSGIKTNLLWDNPQYVLGVPKSNSSKDAEKSHKSLTAFRGKIQETFNDVEDEGIEVINSFYESFSKQPIFEHPLFHDLKEENANLTFILEGENELIAQHSKVVARIADCFEEVNGKLQACALSGDIDEISILHTSIKGVWGAQTSGANIVSFNDSAYCSFGCTKKDQGLNAPIGKHNEFAYTTALNTLLAKGSRQRMQVGDASTVFWAKENHPFEEDFSCFLGEPPKGEEPDYGKIRSLLAAVRTGVLPAEDAMPFYVLGLGPNASRIVIRFWYEGNIRDIKEKIARHFEDIEIVRAPHDREFLSLFQLLVTTATEGKADNISPNLGGEVARSILTGIGYPRTLLAGAVRRCKAEQKVTHARAALIKGFLTRDSRLRGIKTREVQMSLDKTNENKGYVLGRLFAVLERIQEQAQAGLNKTIRDTYFSAATSNPLVTFKRLQDLAIHHLAKIRNAGKSTVWLDKLMQEIMGKVPASGVPVALALEDQGRFAIGYYHQRQDFFNKKEDETKGE
- the cas5c gene encoding type I-C CRISPR-associated protein Cas5c, translated to MKKSNPFRLKVSGENACFTRPEMKVERVSYDVMTPSAARGILEAILWKPAMAWRILQIDVLKPVRWESVRRNEVGAVIPARNVTEAMSQGTGTLGMYIEKERQQRAGLFLRDIAYVIHAEFEMTDQAGAEDNVTKFEQMFIRRASTGQCFHRPYFGCREFPVDFEFLPRDAELPTPLDESRDLGWMLFDMDYSGKEAMPQFFHARMENGCVDLRNVEVRS
- the cas3 gene encoding CRISPR-associated helicase Cas3', whose amino-acid sequence is MKYYAHSLEGQPPEKWQLLEEHLRNVAEMAARFAKPFGGDEWAGLAGLWHDLGKYSNEFQSMLYTENGLECHLETKPGRVVHSQAGGHLASLNEWKGADRVLSWIIMGHHAGLTDFESEKIGPKALEPKMRTPDQSEYILKNVPFSIANQEMPRQPIPSGADPAFFLRMLFSCVVDADFLDTENFMDKSRAGTRNRQYPSLQTLLPTFDDYIDTMCRKAQSTTVNEIRAQVLEQCRKKAEKPPDVFSLTVPTGGGKTLSSLAFALRHAVKHKKNRIIYVIPYTSIIEQTADVFRKIPGFQNAVIEHHSNVVTTEEDKETVRNRLAAENWDAPVIVTTSVQFFESLYACRTSRCRKLHNIVNSVVIFDEAQCLPPKYLRPVVFAIRELFRHYRVTPVLCTATQPVLTRTEAFDFKFREGFENVTEIVENPDGLATKLKRVETVLHGGRLTPVDLPELAVSIMEERKAVLCIVNRKDDARKLARLLPVEQTIHLSTNMCAEHRTRVLAEVKKWLADKKGPVFVISTSLVEAGVDIDFPVVYRALSGLDSIAQAAGRCNREGKLTDLGKTVVFVPAEQPAYVRQSAGIARELLEAKNLDGLLTPANYEKYFRQHFWQLGQDALDAKNILKISTGRSMNYYFRTAAQQFRFIEDDWQATVVVPYGEAVNLLGRLTSETWRQHEILGRLGRFSIGISRYFFEALAAKDYIRETGYPGVYMLDYTLYDDCYGFVPPDESTGVDPEKFFA
- a CDS encoding ORF6N domain-containing protein, with protein sequence MKMMNDLSPSDLKTILHSKRANMYYLEHLNQAVKRNIKRFPPEFMFQLNREERDEVITICDDLKPLRFARTMPFAFTKHGVAMLSSVLNSERAIRVNIEIIKAFVKLRKLLGRHKDLKNKIEEMENKYDENFRVVFEAIRQLFSEDKKPKRKIGF